A genomic window from Rhodococcus sp. KBS0724 includes:
- a CDS encoding dienelactone hydrolase family protein, translating into MAPKLKALTRELSKRGPHRVLRGNLALAGQPGVVYTPEAGFNLPAVAFGHGWMVGAHKYEQTLQHLASWGIVAAAPESERGPVPSHLGLAADLRSTLDICVGVRLGPGQISVHPDHVAFAGHGMGAGAAVLAAAQRGNVAAVAALFPAPTAPKAENYASKITAPGLILAGEDDVDSLTSNARPLTREWGGPVIGRTIDDAQDAGLIEGRRLLGALGLGGSERKTQATTRCLLTGFLLFHLTGDKRYEAFADQNTEFPHTSPMFDADSGPDSDTQSDTRRSQAVSR; encoded by the coding sequence GTGGCACCGAAACTGAAGGCACTGACCCGTGAGCTGTCCAAGCGCGGACCGCACCGTGTTCTGCGCGGCAACCTCGCCCTGGCCGGTCAACCAGGAGTCGTCTACACCCCGGAAGCGGGCTTCAATCTCCCCGCCGTCGCCTTCGGGCACGGCTGGATGGTCGGCGCACATAAATACGAACAGACACTTCAGCATCTAGCTTCCTGGGGAATTGTCGCCGCAGCACCCGAAAGTGAGCGTGGCCCCGTCCCCTCGCACCTCGGATTGGCCGCGGACCTGCGCTCGACCCTCGACATCTGCGTCGGCGTCCGACTCGGTCCCGGACAGATCAGCGTCCATCCCGACCACGTCGCATTTGCCGGACACGGAATGGGTGCCGGTGCCGCAGTCCTCGCTGCCGCACAACGTGGAAACGTCGCAGCCGTCGCCGCGCTCTTCCCCGCACCCACCGCCCCCAAAGCCGAGAACTACGCGTCCAAGATCACAGCCCCCGGATTGATCCTCGCCGGTGAAGACGACGTCGACTCACTCACCAGCAATGCCCGCCCCCTCACCCGCGAATGGGGCGGCCCCGTAATCGGACGAACCATCGACGACGCCCAAGACGCCGGGCTTATCGAAGGGCGGCGCCTTCTGGGAGCCCTGGGCCTTGGCGGGTCCGAACGCAAAACACAGGCCACGACGCGATGCCTGCTGACGGGATTCCTTCTCTTCCACCTCACCGGCGACAAGCGCTACGAAGCATTTGCCGACCAGAACACCGAATTCCCGCACACCTCGCCCATGTTCGACGCCGATTCCGGGCCCGATTCCGATACTCAGTCCGACACGCGCCGGAGCCAGGCAGTTTCCCGGTAG
- the glmS gene encoding glutamine--fructose-6-phosphate transaminase (isomerizing): MCGIVGYVGHRPALGVVVEALRRMEYRGYDSSGIAILDGVGGVEIERKAGKLANLEAELEEIGADSFVGSTGMGHTRWATHGRPTDRNAHPHRDASGKLAVVHNGIIENFAPLRAELEAAGIELLSDTDTEVTVHLVARAYAEGPTAGDFVESALSVVRRLEGAFTLLFTHADHADTIVAARRSTPLVVGVGEGEMFLGSDVAAFIEHTRDAVELGQDQAVVITANSYRISDFSGNEAQGRPFRIDWDLAAAEKGGHDYFMLKEIEEQPTAVADTLLGHFENGKIVLDEQRLSDQELRDVDKVFVVACGSAYHSGLLAKYAIEHWTRLPVEVELASEFRYRDPVLDRSTLVVAISQSGETADTLEAVKHAKDQKARVLAICNTNGAQIPREADAVLYTRAGPEIAVASTKAFLAQVTANYLVGLALAQARGTKYPDEVAREYADLEAMPALVAKVIEKAEPIRELARTFAHASTVLFLGRHVGYPVALEGALKLKELAYMHAEGFAAGELKHGPIALIEEGLPVIIVMPSPKGRAVLHSKLVSNIQEIKARGATTIVIAEEGDDVVRAHADHLIEIPASPTLLQPLLSTVPLQIFAAEVAAARGYDVDKPRNLAKSVTVE, translated from the coding sequence ATGTGCGGAATCGTGGGATACGTCGGCCACCGCCCAGCTCTGGGTGTTGTGGTGGAGGCTTTGCGGCGAATGGAATATCGCGGCTACGACTCCTCGGGAATCGCGATTCTCGATGGAGTGGGTGGCGTTGAGATCGAGCGTAAGGCCGGGAAGCTGGCCAACCTCGAAGCCGAGTTGGAAGAGATCGGTGCCGACAGCTTTGTCGGCTCCACGGGTATGGGTCATACCCGGTGGGCGACGCATGGTCGGCCGACCGATCGGAATGCTCACCCGCATCGTGATGCAAGCGGGAAGCTTGCGGTGGTCCACAACGGCATCATCGAGAACTTCGCGCCGCTGCGCGCTGAGCTCGAGGCTGCGGGTATCGAACTGCTCAGCGACACTGATACCGAGGTAACGGTTCATCTGGTGGCTCGCGCGTACGCGGAGGGCCCGACTGCGGGTGATTTCGTGGAGAGCGCGTTGTCGGTTGTCCGTCGCCTCGAGGGTGCGTTCACGTTGCTGTTCACGCACGCCGATCATGCGGACACGATTGTCGCTGCGCGTCGTTCGACGCCGTTGGTGGTGGGTGTCGGTGAGGGCGAGATGTTCCTCGGTTCCGATGTGGCGGCGTTCATCGAGCACACGCGCGACGCGGTGGAGCTCGGGCAGGATCAGGCGGTGGTGATCACCGCGAACAGTTACCGGATTTCCGATTTCTCCGGTAACGAAGCGCAGGGGCGCCCGTTCCGGATCGATTGGGATCTTGCGGCTGCCGAAAAGGGCGGTCACGACTACTTCATGCTCAAGGAGATCGAGGAGCAGCCGACCGCGGTTGCGGACACGCTTCTCGGTCACTTCGAGAACGGCAAGATCGTTCTCGACGAGCAGCGTTTGTCCGATCAGGAGCTGCGCGACGTCGACAAGGTTTTTGTCGTGGCCTGTGGCAGCGCCTATCACTCCGGATTGTTGGCGAAGTACGCGATCGAACATTGGACGCGACTTCCCGTCGAGGTGGAGCTGGCGAGCGAATTCCGGTACCGGGACCCGGTTCTGGACCGTTCGACGCTGGTTGTTGCTATCTCGCAGTCCGGTGAAACCGCGGATACGCTCGAAGCGGTCAAGCATGCCAAGGATCAGAAGGCTCGGGTTCTCGCGATCTGCAACACCAACGGCGCGCAGATCCCCCGCGAGGCCGACGCTGTTCTCTACACGCGGGCGGGACCGGAAATCGCCGTCGCGTCCACCAAGGCTTTCCTGGCGCAGGTGACGGCAAATTATCTGGTCGGGTTGGCCCTGGCGCAGGCGCGTGGCACCAAGTACCCGGACGAAGTTGCGCGTGAGTACGCGGACCTCGAGGCGATGCCGGCTCTCGTGGCCAAGGTTATCGAGAAGGCTGAACCGATCCGTGAATTGGCGCGCACATTTGCACACGCGTCGACGGTTCTGTTCCTGGGGCGTCATGTGGGGTACCCGGTTGCGCTCGAGGGTGCGCTCAAGCTCAAGGAGCTTGCGTACATGCATGCCGAGGGTTTTGCGGCGGGTGAGCTCAAGCATGGGCCTATCGCGTTGATCGAGGAGGGCCTGCCGGTCATCATCGTGATGCCGTCGCCGAAGGGGCGTGCGGTGTTGCACTCGAAGTTGGTGTCCAACATCCAGGAGATCAAGGCGCGTGGTGCAACGACGATCGTGATTGCCGAGGAAGGCGACGACGTGGTTCGTGCGCATGCCGATCACTTGATCGAGATCCCCGCATCGCCGACCCTGTTGCAGCCGTTGCTGTCGACGGTACCGTTGCAGATCTTTGCCGCGGAGGTCGCTGCGGCACGTGGCTACGACGTCGACAAGCCGCGTAACTTGGCGAAATCGGTTACCGTCGAATAG